The Cognaticolwellia beringensis genome segment ATATATGAGCTCAGGTTCTGCGATGCTAAATTCCGTACTTGTCTCTATTTTACTCATGCTAAGTTTAAGTTTGCTCCGGGTTAACGTAGTGGTAGCGCTGCTTTTATCTGCTATCTTTGCTGGCGTTGTCGGCGGGCTTAATATTACCGAAACTATTGACGCTTTTAATACCGGGATAGGCTCAGGAGGCAGAACAGCATTAAGCTATGCCTTGCTTGGCGCATTCGCAGCAACCATATCTAAGTCTGGTTTACCGGCGATGTTTGCGAGTAAAATTACCAAAAAACTTAATGGTGTAACTACGGAAAGCCAAACCCGAAAAATTAAATACTTTGTACTCACATTTTTATTGTTAGCCGCGTTTTCATCGCAAAACATTGTGCCTATTCATATCGCCTTTATCCCTATTCTTGTGCCGCCTTTATTGTTTATGATGACTAAAATGGGCATCGACCGCAGGTTAGTAGCGTGTATTTTAACTTTTGGTTTAGTTAGCCCTTATATGTTTTTTCCTGTTGGTTTTGGTGCGATTTTCTTAAATGATATTTTACTGGGCAACATCCAACAAAGTGGTCTGCAAACCGAAGGTATTAATGCCGCTGTAGCAATGTTAATTCCTGCATCGGGAATGTTGGTAGGGTTGCTGATTGCGGTGTTTTATAGTTATCGGCATAAACGTAAATACGATCTAGAAAAGTTGGAAAAAGTAGAAGGCATTGAAGAAGGCCATGAAACTCCATATTGTGGCAGAACCGTTGCTGTAGCTGTTATTGCTATTGTATTAGCCTTTAGCATTCAAATTATGACGCACTCAATGATTTATGGCGGGGTGGCAGGATTTTTAGTGTTCTTATTATCAGGCTCTTTAAAGTGGCAAGACTCAGATGATGTGTTCACGCAAGGTATGCGTATGATGGCCATGATTGGCTTTATTATGATCGCCGCCGGTGGTTTTGCTGAAGTATTACGTTCAACAGGTGACATTAACTCATTGGTTGCTGCTTCGGTAAATATTATGGGCGACAGTAAGGCTATTGCCGCTATTTTGATGTTATTAGTCGGACTTTTTATTACCATTGGCATTGGTTCGTCATTTTCAACTATTCCCATTATTGCCGCCATTTATGTTCCTCTTGCCTTGCAATTAAACTTTTCACCACTGGCCATCGTAGCTTTAGTCGGTACGGCGGCAGCACTTGGTGATGCAGGCTCCCCAGCGTCTGATTCAACATTAGGGCCGACTGCAGGGCTTAATATTGACGGACAACATAACCATATTTGGGACAGCGTAGTCCCCACATTTATTCACTATAACTTGCCATTAATTGCCTTCGGTTGGATAGCCGCTATGGTTTTATAATAAATAATGATTTGAACAGAGATTTAAATTTATTTTAAGTTTCTGTTAACGTTATTTCCCTCCCTGCTAGAATATTAAAATAATTCACAGGGAGAAAAGAGGGAGACTGCAAGAGGAAAAAAGAATAACCTAATTAAACGGGGGGTTAATGGGTTTAACTTGGCTTTTTACCTATCTTAAAATAACCGGTTGATAGAAATTGCACGGCTTCATTGCGCTTTTTGCCAATCAAAATTGCCCCATCATCCATAAAGAGAAAGTTTTTCCAACAACGTTGAAATACCGCCCAGGTGGTTTCAATAACATTGTCTCTCGCACTGCAATAATAAACCACGGTATTATTATCCCATTTTAGATGCGTTAAAATCAGCTCAGGTAATAAACTTTCTTCACTATCCCAAGTACTTTCCCATTTACCATTATCTAGCCACGACGCTGCATTTTCAGGCCAATCACCTTTTTTAAAAAAATCAGGATGATCAACTTGTTTACTAATAGCGCCATCCCAAAGTACCTTTGCACGATTACTCGCCATAGGCTTTATTTTTGTTTTGTCGCTATCGCTAATAGGTAAACTATTATGCTTAAAGACCCAAGCATTTTTTAATTCATCAATTGAGGTGTAATTCATGGTGTCTTCTATAAAGTAATTGTTGCCGTATTATAACAAGGCTGAGTGATAACTCATTAATAATTTCGAATGACTATGTAGAGCGACTTATAAATATTTATAAGTCGTTATTAAGTGCAATAGTTTCTATTTTCAGCAAAATTAATTAAGTTTTTGCGCGATAACTTTATATTGCTGGCTGCTTTGCGCTTGTTCATTACAAACACTTAATAAGTCTTCAATAAAAAATGAAAGTGCTCGGTGTTCAATTTTACGGACTAATTTTTGCTGCTCGCCGGTTAGCATGTGATACATAGTCGCTGCGCCAAAGTCGCCAAAAATTATATTAGCGTTTTCATCAAACAGCGTGTTGTGGGCGTATAAATCGCCATGACACACTTTATTTCTATGGATATGCTCAAATACGTTTTCCATTTGCATGACTATTTTACTAATTTGCTCAATGCTGAGCGTAAAGCCGGTCGGGAATGTGTCACGTGTACAGGTTTTAAAACTTGGAGGTAGGCCCAAGTTTATGAAATTATTTGGGATTAAATTCATGATTAATGCTAAATAATCCTCCTCATTCACTTGTGCTAAAGAGCGTACCAAATTTGGATGATTGCCAACTTTTAAACAGGCTTGTAACTCATCTTCAGGGTAACCATCACTGGTCACTTTTCCTTTAAACTTTTTAACCGCAACATCACCTGGAAACTCTTGTTGGCTTGTCGTCCACGTTGCTCTTGAAATAACGCCGGAAGCACCTTGCCCAAGCACATTGTGTAAGGTAAAGCTTGAAGAAGGAAGTGATGGAACTGAGGTCATATTAAGCGTTGAACAACTGAAAGGGTTTCCCGAAAAAGCAAACCAAGCCAGTTTGGGTAAGTTCAATAATTGCTCTGGACACTCCGTCAGATTGTTCGCTGAAATTCGCACTAACTCAAGGTTTTTTGATTGCGCTAACGTTAACGGTAGTTTGGCTAATTTATTCCCGGCTAACGCCAACTTTTGCAGCTTAGGGCGTTCTCCTAAAGCGTCCGGTAAGGTTTCAATGCAGTTATCAGTTAAAATTAACCAACGTAACTTTGCCGGTAAGGACTTAGCCGGCACCTGACTAATTTGGTTTGATTTAAAGCCTACCATTTCTAAGTCTTCGCATTGACCCAATACTTCCGGTAATACTGTAAATAAGTTGTTTGAGGCAAAAATTATTTTAAGATTTTTGAGTTGAGTCAACTCGTTTGGCAATGAGGATAATTGATTGTCAGATAAATCTAGAATTTCTAAGCTATCTGCCAATAACAGAATTTCCATCGGAAATGAGCTTAAATGCTCGGATAATTTTAAACGCGTAATGCCCATGAGTTCGCCAGACTTTAACTGAGCCAGAGTATGCATTTATTAATCCTATTGTTATTTTTAGTCGCGTAAAGTGACGATGCCACAAAATAGAGTAGATATAAAAAAACCCGATAAGCTTAATTAAATGCTTTCGGGCTTTTTTAGTGGGTTATTAAACCCTAATATGGTGCTCGCTACTGGACTCGAACCAGTGACACCTTGCATGTCATGGTGAGTTAGTGCTGTTTTTAGTTGTTTCTGTATGTTGCTCATTGTAATATCATTCTCTTTAGTATCAATGACTTGTTTTGGGTCGTGTTTCTTGTTGTTGCTTCTTATTTTTGCTCTTGTATAATCTTTTGTGTGCACAGTTGTGTGCATACCTCGCTTTATGCGACACCTTTCATTGTCAAAAAGGCATCCAATTATATGGCGCTCACAGTTAAAAAGATAGAAGCAATCAAAGCCATAGGCAAAAGGTTTGAAGTATCCGACAAAGACGGACTGTCGGTTCGAGTCTCTGCTACTGGCAAGTTAACTTTTCAATATCGCTATAGAAAGGATGGTAAACAGCAGCGATTTGACTATGGTGACTTTGGTACTTTAGAAGGGCAGTTAACTTTAGCTAAAGCTCGTGAACTACATCACATCAATAAGAATAAAATCTCACAAGGTTTTTTTCCTAAAAAAGATCAAGAATCTACTAAAGGTGTAGAAACGGTAGCAGACCTTTTTAATAGTTGGTTCAATAAATATTGTGTAAAAAACCGTAAAACAACCGACCATGCCAAGCAATTAATTGATGCTGATATTATCCCTGAAATTGGATCTATAAAAATTGAGAAAATGAAAAAGGCTCATTTTAGGGATTTATTTGATGGCATCAT includes the following:
- a CDS encoding Na+/H+ antiporter family protein, with translation MLNSVLVSILLMLSLSLLRVNVVVALLLSAIFAGVVGGLNITETIDAFNTGIGSGGRTALSYALLGAFAATISKSGLPAMFASKITKKLNGVTTESQTRKIKYFVLTFLLLAAFSSQNIVPIHIAFIPILVPPLLFMMTKMGIDRRLVACILTFGLVSPYMFFPVGFGAIFLNDILLGNIQQSGLQTEGINAAVAMLIPASGMLVGLLIAVFYSYRHKRKYDLEKLEKVEGIEEGHETPYCGRTVAVAVIAIVLAFSIQIMTHSMIYGGVAGFLVFLLSGSLKWQDSDDVFTQGMRMMAMIGFIMIAAGGFAEVLRSTGDINSLVAASVNIMGDSKAIAAILMLLVGLFITIGIGSSFSTIPIIAAIYVPLALQLNFSPLAIVALVGTAAALGDAGSPASDSTLGPTAGLNIDGQHNHIWDSVVPTFIHYNLPLIAFGWIAAMVL
- a CDS encoding DUF2947 family protein; translation: MNYTSIDELKNAWVFKHNSLPISDSDKTKIKPMASNRAKVLWDGAISKQVDHPDFFKKGDWPENAASWLDNGKWESTWDSEESLLPELILTHLKWDNNTVVYYCSARDNVIETTWAVFQRCWKNFLFMDDGAILIGKKRNEAVQFLSTGYFKIGKKPS
- a CDS encoding leucine-rich repeat-containing protein kinase family protein — encoded protein: MHTLAQLKSGELMGITRLKLSEHLSSFPMEILLLADSLEILDLSDNQLSSLPNELTQLKNLKIIFASNNLFTVLPEVLGQCEDLEMVGFKSNQISQVPAKSLPAKLRWLILTDNCIETLPDALGERPKLQKLALAGNKLAKLPLTLAQSKNLELVRISANNLTECPEQLLNLPKLAWFAFSGNPFSCSTLNMTSVPSLPSSSFTLHNVLGQGASGVISRATWTTSQQEFPGDVAVKKFKGKVTSDGYPEDELQACLKVGNHPNLVRSLAQVNEEDYLALIMNLIPNNFINLGLPPSFKTCTRDTFPTGFTLSIEQISKIVMQMENVFEHIHRNKVCHGDLYAHNTLFDENANIIFGDFGAATMYHMLTGEQQKLVRKIEHRALSFFIEDLLSVCNEQAQSSQQYKVIAQKLN